Genomic window (Argopecten irradians isolate NY chromosome 13, Ai_NY, whole genome shotgun sequence):
TCGTAACATACTGTAATATAACCAAGGACAAAAGCAAAACGCGgcctgaaacaaaaacaaataatccCTACATACTAAATATGCTATTTATGCATAGCAGTACAAAATCTGAATGTGATAACACAAAGTCTCATAACCATTGGTAATGAAAATAGTAAAACACgacaaaaaatgtgaaatgtgtTGTTTCTGATAGCTTATTAATTCACACGACCAATCTGAATTTATAACAAAACATAGCGAAAACGCTATTTACAGTATGGTGTAGTTTTCATTTATAAAGTGTTtatcataatacatatgtagaaTACAGATATTATGTTAATTTTGGTATAAATCACCATCTTCTCAATGCAAGGATTAATCATATTCCACGTAATCGAATGTGCCCCATATGATTCAGCACTAAGTGTGCATTTAGTTTTACCGTTAAAACATTTCCAGCATCACGTCGGCCTTCGAACACTTTATAAAACTATACAGTAGTAATTAATTGTCTtacatattttaacattattcaATGTCATAAATACATAActgattttctttcatatttgtACTTTATTCAATGTCATAAATACGCTTGACTTGATTAATTCTCTTTCATATTTGGACATTATTCAATGTCATAAATATGcttgatttaattaattttctttcatatttggACATTATCCACCTGCATGCATACGCTTGGCTTTGTCTTCCACAACATTTTATAagcatattatgtaaaaaaaaagataggGATTCCCCAACAAAATTTGCGACTTTATTACTGGAAGTTAAGAAACGATCATACATGACAGAGAAATTAACCAAATATTcagcattttatttattcatataatttAGTTTAAATTTTGATTCAAAAAGTAGACAGAAATGGGAAATTGAAATGACAGACACGTGCTATAGCTTCGTATCTCCGACACAAACCTAGATTCTTATCTGTGTCACGGAGTCTCTCGTATGGAAACACAATAAGCACCGCTTCTTCCTATTTCAGTACATTCAGTTAGTGTGAAAAAGGctttacacaaaaacacaacgttggagaaaaaaaaatcaataaaaatcatCCCAATATTTACCTGAATACCTGGCCCAATTTCCTGTTTGATAGGCCATATTGGAGTAAAAATGGCTATCGTTATCAATAGACAGGTCAAAGGTCGCCGTTATCTGTCACAAATTGAGACAATGATTGGTATACCTTTCTGTAATATATAGTCACGAATTTAAATGTCATGACGTCAAGGAACTCGGTAAACAATGAAATCGTCACAGACAAATGGCAACAAGATTTTCTGGCGAATGTTGAAAATAACACTTTCTGgtaattgaatataaaaactTTCTGACACATGAGAACAGGATTTTCTgataaaaaaagtaaaagttTTTGATAAAAGGAAACCAACTTTctgacaaataaatataaaactatatatcaCAAATGAAAACAGGACGTTCTGATAAAAGGTTTTCTTTTTGTTAATGAAAATCAACTTTCTgataaatgaatataatatcTTCTCATGAATGAAAATCCAACTTTCTGATGAATGGAAACAAAACTCGctcataaataaaaataaaacgttttaataatgaaaataaaaaacaattttatgacaaataaatataaaacttcCCTTCTTTTTTTTCAccaataaaagtaaaattttcTTACAAATCATTACAAACATACCTTTACTATCAGTATGTATGATCTTATAATGCCGTATGCCTTATTAATGTTGAAACTCTCATACTAGGATACATGTTTCACAATTATAAGAATCTACCCAATAAGACAGGAGTAATACTAGAAAGATTTTACCGGAGttttgaaacattaaaaaatattaaaggccGGACGCTTCTTACCGTACATGACGGAATACGTCTTGTCAATATATAAACCAGTATCgtctataaatataaaacattatcgtcaatacatataaaacattatcgtcaatacatataaaacaatgtcgtcaatacatataaaacattatcgtcaataaatataaaacagtatcgtcaatacatataaaacagtatcgtcaatacatataaaacaatgtcgtcaataaatataaaacagtatcgtcaatacatataaaacagtatcgttaatatatataaaacagtatcgtcaatacatataaaacagtatcgtcaataaatataaaacagtatcgtctttaaatataaaacagtatcgtcaatacatataaaacagtatcgtcaatacatataaaacagtatcgtcaataaatataaaacagtatcgtcaatacatataaaacagtatcgtcaataaatataaaacagtatcgtcaatacatataaaacagtatCGTCATAGATATAAAACAGTATcgtcaatacatataaaacagtatcgtcaatacatataaaacagtatcgtcaatacatataaaaacagtatcgtcaatacatataaaacagtatcgtcaatacatataaaacagtatcgtcaatacatataaaacagtatcgtcaatacatataaaacagtatcgtcaatacatataaaacagtatcgtcaataaatataaaacagtatcgtcaataaatataaaacagtatcgtcaatacatataaaacagtatcgtcaatacatgtaaaacagtatcgtcaataaatataaaacagtatcgtcaatatatatataaaacagtatcgtcaataaatataaaacagtatcgtcaatacatataaaaccgtatcgtcaatacatataaaaccgtatcgtcaatacatataaaaccgtatcgtcaatacatataaaacCGTATcgtcaataaatataaaacagtatcgtcaataaatataaaacagtatcgtcaataaatataaaacagtatcgttaatacatataaaacattatcgtcaataaatataaaaccgtatcgtcaatacatataaaaccgtatcgtcaatacatataaaaccgtatcgtcaatacatataaaacagtatcgtcaatacatataaaacagtatcgtctataaatataaaacagtatcgtcaatacatataaaacagtatcgtctataaatataaaacagtatcgtcaataaatataaaacagtatcgtcaatacatataaaacagtatcgtcaataaatataaaacaatatcgtcaataaatgtaaaacagtatcgtcaatacatataaaacagtatcgtcaataaatataaaacaatgtcgtcaataaaatataaaacagtatcgtcaatacatataaaacagtatcgtcaatacatataaaacagtatCGTCAATAGATATAAAACAGTATcgtcaatacatataaaacagtatcgtcaataaatataaaacagtatcgtcaataaatataaaacagtatcgtcaatacatataaaacagtatcgtcaataaatataaaacagtatcgtcaatacatataaaacagtatcgtcaatacatataaaacagtatcgtcaatacatataaaacagtatcgtcaataaatataaaacagtatcgtcaatacatataaaacagtatcgtcaataaatataaaacagtatcgtcaatacatataaaacagtatcgtcaataaatataaaacaatgtcgtcaataaatataaaacagtatcgtcaatacatataaaacagtatcgtcaatacatataaaacagtatcgtcaatacatataaaacagtatcgtcaataaatataaaacagtatcgtcaatacatataaaacagtatcgtcaatacatataaaacagtatcgtcaatacatataaaacagtatcgtcaataaatataaaacagtatcgtcaataaatataaaacagtatcgtcaatacatataaaacagtatcgtcaatacatgtaaaacaatcgtcaatacatgtaaaacagtatcgtcaataaatataaaacaatgtcgtcaataaatataaaacagtatcgtcaatacatataaaacagtatcgtcaatacatgtaaaacagtatcgtcaataaatataaaaccgTATTGAGTCGCATTTGAGGAAAACTACTGTAGAATAAAAAAACTACAACAACCAATCGAAAATATCATCATAGAAAACAAGATATTATAAACTGGATTAAAGTACAGGTATCGATGCCACCTTGTACTTCATCAAAACTCGTGTCTAGAAGTTGGAGTTCTTAACCAGTGATTAGATCATAGAGTTTACCTGAAGTCAACCTCCCTATGGGGTTTTAGTGTACAGGATGATACTAATTCTACTTAAAGTTCATTTGTATTAAACCCATCATGTAGCCACTTCTCCTTTCATTCCGTCATGATATATTTTCTGTTGACCGCTCGCATCAGTATGGGGTTCGTTTCTGGCTGGGGCAATGTCTTTGTCCCCTCTTTGTCCCCTCAATGTCTTTGTCCCCTCTTTGTCCGCTCAATGTCTTTGTCTCCTCTTTGTCCCCTCATTGTTTTTGTCCATTCTTTGTCCCCTCGATGTCTATGTCCCCTCTTTGTCCCCTCAATGTCTTTATCCCCTCTTTGTCCGCTCAATGTCTTTGTCTCCTCTTTGTCCGCTCAATGTCTTTGTCTCCTCTTTGTCCGCTCAATGTCTATGTCCCCTCTTTGTCCCCTCAATGTCTTTGTCCCCTCTTTGTCCGCTCAATGTCTTTGTCTCCTCTTTGTCCCCTCAATGTCTTTGTCCATTCTTTGTCCCCTCGATGTCTATGTCCCCTCTTTGTCCGCTCAATGTCTTTGTCTCCTCTTTGTCCCATCATTGTCTTTGTCCATTCTTTGTCCCCTCGATGTCTATGTCCCCTCTTTGTCCCCTCAATGTCTTTATCCCCTCTTTTTCCCCTCGATGTCTTTGTCCCCTCTTTGTCCCCTCAATGTCTTTATCCCCTCTTTTTCCCCTCGATGTCTATGTCCCCTCTTTGTCCCCTCAATGTCTTTGTCTCCTCTTTGTCCCCTCGATGTCTTTGTCCCCTCTTTGTCCCCTCAATGTCTTTGTCCCCTCTTTGTCCGCTCAATGTCTTTGTCTCCTCTTTGTCCCCTCATTGTCTTTGTCCATTCTTTGTCCCCTCGATGTCTATGTCCCCTCTTTGTCCACTCAATGTCTTTGTCTCCTCTTTGTCCCCTCATTGTCTTTGTCCATTCTTTGTCCCCTCGATGTCTTTGTCCCCTCTTTGTCCCCCCAATGTCTTTGTCCCCTCTTTGTCCGCTCAATGTCTTTGTCTCCTCTTTGTCCCCTCATTGTCTTTGTCCATTCTTTGTCCCCTCGATGTCTATGTCCCCTCTTTGTCCCCTCAATGTCTTTATCCCCTCTTTGTCCGCTCAATGTCTTTGTCTCCTCTTTGTCCCCTCAATGTCTTTGTCCCCTCTTTGTCCCCTCGATGTCTATGTCCCCTCTTTGTCCCCTCAATGTCTTTGTCCCCTCTTTGTCCGCTCAATGTCTTTGTCTCCTCTTTGTCCCCTCATTGTCTTTGTCCATTCTTTGTCCCCTCGATGTCTATGTCCCCTCTTTGTCCCCTCAATGTCTTTGTCCCCTCTTTTTCCCCTCGATGTCTTTGTCCCCTCTTTGTCCCCTCAATGTCTTTATCCCCTCGTGGATTCCCTCCACCGTAATCAACGACAGGTACCAGTGCATTTTAGGACGTTTTTGaatgatataatataaactttattcattttaaatcaaTTGCGACACAAGTTATACAAATTATGCATATCACTTCGATGGCCCAGATGAAAGCGCGTGAGGGGTCTTAGAGTGAGATGAAACCGCAGTGCCCTGAGAAACTAACGTGATCGGGTAGGTGACCCCTGACATATTCACGACCGTGCCGGGGATCGTACCCCAGACGATTGGGTGAAAGGCGAGTCGCTTAACCACttcaccacccgatcacccaatGAGATTCAGTTGAGATTTGATGGTTATGTCCTTATTGGTGATTGTTGTCATGCACCAGGACCAGTTATCATTACAACAGTTGGTGTACCTTTGTACTATCACCGAGATTCCCATACCTGCGTTGTAATTTTACGTCAAAGATGACGTCTTTTTACCACATTAAATTTGTTGCCGTGGCAACATAGAACATTTTGTTCAGTTATTGAAAGTTCAATCGAAATATTGACGCTGGCTTGttctaaataacaaaaaatacaaaccTATGAAAGTTGaattataaatcaatttgatttttaaaactaCCTTCAGCCATACAATAACTACCGACCCACCGATCAATAACATGATATATAGTCATAATCAACTTCCTTCCATAGTCAGTTCTGAACGTTAAAGTTTGTAATGGCAATTGGTCATCATCAGGCATATCCAAAAGAAATCAAGCCTTCACACCAATAAGACCATAGACATGACTCTctctttgtatatataaactGCATTCGGTTAGAATAAAATATTCAAGGAACTAAGTAGCGTAttaacagtacaatacaattACTACTTTCGTGTCGTGAAACGGTTAGGGGTATGACAATTTTATCATATTAAATACATAATAggttaagttaaaaaaatatttgacatatgttaaaaagaaattaaCGTATGTCAAATcactttttaacttaagctatgAAGATTTCAACTTAGTTGGTAATTAAAACCTGGGTGATAGTTCacttttgttaatatattaaGTCTTTTCAACTTGATacgaaaaataatgttttctggTGATAacatatttaatgataaaaatatatttaaaataaaggtGACAAAGGTCTCATTTTCAGCTAAAGTCGAAAATCTTTCCGactatattaaaaaaaattcatctGAAATAGAAATATCTTTTTATCATAACTTGTCATCATGGGTTAAGCTTAGTGGTGAAAGGAGTAATACATTAACGTTTTTGCCTTTGTGTATAAACTTCAAATTGATACAGATGACAAAGcattaattttattcataaacactttattaaatgtaacatgttcaaaatatacacataatacacTATATGCAATTCCATTTAAACTTTTGATCGAAGAAGTCACTATGTATTAGCAAATTTTGTGTTGGAACAATCGACCGGAAGACATGATCCCGAACAGTACGCATGACAGAGAGGCCGAAGGCGGGAGTCCGCGCACACACCGATAGCACAGTCGATCACCTTGCAACGCTGAAGTTCAAAGGTCGATGGACATTGGCCACTAGGCGTCGCTGTTGTACTTGGTAGGACGGCTGTGGTAGCTGATATTAGaatacagttttttttatttataattaaaatatgtttctcAGCACACGAGGATTATGGAATAATTGTATACAATTGTGTCACTGACATCGACTTCAGttaaaaaacaatatcacaataCATATTATCAATGAATTGTCTCCCTGACCACGATAGTATGTTCATGGCGACATTGCTACCTGTGACGTTACAATAGTGCTATTACACATAAGTCttataatatttatgatatgaCCGTAAGACATGGCTGAGCAGGCAATTATGTGATAAACGTAATTAAGTAAAAGCCCTTACTTTGGATTCCGGGAATACCTCCAGCTCCTGCTAATAACAGAGAGAGATAGgacaatacatataaaaaaatatgttctaGAAATGTGTTTACAAATGATCCTAAACGACATGAAAAACAGAATTGTAATCAATATGTTATAGTCACTATCATCAGTTATCATCATTCAATAGGAACGCAATAGACTGTCTTGAGTTATATTTTTAGAAAGTAGGTCAGCAAATAGTGATGTGTAAAACAGTGtcaaaataattgaaagttATACGCTTTCagtgtttttgtttaattttcactTTCCTGCtttgttaattaattattgaaagTAGGAATATAAATAATGACTATTTATTAATTAAGTGTATTGAATATGTGTGACTCGATGATAAAACAGTGCTAGCTTATTATGTAATTACGTAATTTACAAATGTAAGGTAATAATAGACGGGGGTAGAATAAGGTCAGACAGGTAAGGATAGTGTGTTAAATACGTATCAATGGTCAGAACGGTATGACCAATGCGTGTGACACGTTAATAAAGCATTGCTTTTATTATTATGTCATAATTAAACTATTATTTATGGACTACTTACAACATACTCCACACGACCTAGGACATATAAGGAAGCGCACGGTCCTGTCGTCACATGACAAAGGATCTGCACCAATCAGACTGGAGCATTGTGATGTGTCGTAATCATAACAGTACTGCAGTGGCGGGGGTAGAATCAGGTCATAGCCCAAGGCGCCTGGTCAGACAGGTTAGGGTAGTGTGTCAAAAATACATAGCaacatcatttattttgttacacccatttctattggttaaaaaGTTAGTGTGCATAGACTGAAATCATTGTACGTAGAGCATTATGACGCCAAACAGGAATAACGTTTTAAGGGACAGAGCTCCCAGTTACAGttttactatgacgtcatacctacCTGTACAACACAGCTCCCGGTAACAGTTTTACCATGCCGTCATACTTACCTCTACGACAGAGCTCCCAGTAGCAgtttcattatgacgtcattctTACCTGTATGACAGTGCTCCCATTTACAgtttcactatgacgtcatacttACCTGTACGACACAGCTCCCGGTTGCAGTTCTGTGCAGTATGACAACACTGTCCACAGTATGACGAGGTGACCCGGGAGTCGGACTGAGTCAGCACGTGCCTCCGGCCCACTTGTGGTGCTACCAGGTACCCACAACTCTAAATTCAAcatttatatgtacaatattttaagtACGAATTTACGACAAACCCTCATAAACATAATGTTACAAATACCTGTAAATGAATAACCAAGACAAGGTGATTTTACAGCATAtctattttgtatgaaatagaTGTCCATTTAAATTTCagttgtattattattattcatatgATGCTTCCTTACATTCCGAATCCCATTACCTTTTTGCCTTTGTCTCGTATTCACCATTAGATATTTACCGTTTTCTCAGCGCAGCCAAGTCGATATCTCTTTTCTTTGTTTGCATTATAGATTTCTTCTGTATAACATATCTTCAAAATAGAGCATAACTTTATCATATAACACTtcttcaaaatataatataacttTACCATAAAACACATcttcaaaatataacataacttTACCATataacacattttcaaaatatgacataactttaccatgtaacacattttcaaaacataacataactttaccatgtaacacattttcaaaatataacataacttTACCATATAACATATcttcaaaatataacataacttTACCATATAACATATcttcaaaatataacataacttTACCATATAACATATCTTCAACATATAACATAACTTTACCATataacacattttcaaaatataacataacttTACCATataacacattttcaaaatagaatatatatttatcatataacacatcttcaaaatataacatatatttaccatataaCACATCTtcaatatataacataactTTACCATATAATATATCTTCAAAATGTAACATAACTTTACCATATAACATATCTTCAACATATGTCACGATAGCTTAAAAAACACCCAGCCCAAACGCATTAGACATCCTCAATACATACGGCGCTTAATT
Coding sequences:
- the LOC138306308 gene encoding uncharacterized protein isoform X3 — its product is MCILLATKQSCSQKKRSDFTLCKSCCSGNYCNIQTCDVPIKLGKRCLACDDVIDPHMCTRDILCDDDQICYTEEIYNANKEKRYRLGCAEKTSCGYLVAPQVGRRHVLTQSDSRVTSSYCGQCCHTAQNCNRELCRTGALGYDLILPPPLQYCYDYDTSQCSSLIGADPLSCDDRTVRFLICPRSCGVCSGAGGIPGIQTTTAVLPSTTATPSGQCPSTFELQRCKVIDCAIGVCADSRLRPLCHAYCSGSCLPVDCSNTKFANT
- the LOC138306308 gene encoding uncharacterized protein isoform X1, with amino-acid sequence MEIVNLLFIQGLASIFSICAVANDGPLCYSCDRIPRQRDCNAIVQCGPHEKCYGEHYVTSGGVQMFRSGCKDSSSCSQKKRSDFTLCKSCCSGNYCNIQTCDVPIKLGKRCLACDDVIDPHMCTRDILCDDDQICYTEEIYNANKEKRYRLGCAEKTSCGYLVAPQVGRRHVLTQSDSRVTSSYCGQCCHTAQNCNRELCRTGALGYDLILPPPLQYCYDYDTSQCSSLIGADPLSCDDRTVRFLICPRSCGVCSGAGGIPGIQTTTAVLPSTTATPSGQCPSTFELQRCKVIDCAIGVCADSRLRPLCHAYCSGSCLPVDCSNTKFANT
- the LOC138306308 gene encoding uncharacterized protein isoform X2, producing the protein MFRSGCKDSSSCSQKKRSDFTLCKSCCSGNYCNIQTCDVPIKLGKRCLACDDVIDPHMCTRDILCDDDQICYTEEIYNANKEKRYRLGCAEKTSCGYLVAPQVGRRHVLTQSDSRVTSSYCGQCCHTAQNCNRELCRTGALGYDLILPPPLQYCYDYDTSQCSSLIGADPLSCDDRTVRFLICPRSCGVCSGAGGIPGIQTTTAVLPSTTATPSGQCPSTFELQRCKVIDCAIGVCADSRLRPLCHAYCSGSCLPVDCSNTKFANT